From the genome of Mixophyes fleayi isolate aMixFle1 chromosome 2, aMixFle1.hap1, whole genome shotgun sequence, one region includes:
- the LOC142139924 gene encoding speedy protein 1-A-like, translating to MDGSLDPQWAVRKDSGSTTSKEVRQQLHNHKKHKRLKVPVKQPGGASIPSYNWGYHVEHPTIYSFLTMDSCLRMSDKYLLAMVLVYFRRAGLSVREYTCVNFFSALVLANKMEEEEPWYRTIYSYAAQLIPFQMFLKNTEAMWVRMQLQTLVTLEQCEEVMRAEYHWAWQRKRKDHHGGAIRKYARKPCHLCNPPQPFYFPFAYPRVTLYYINIPTFFWNPN from the exons ATGGACGGGAG TCTTGATCCACAGTGGGCAGTCAGAAAGGATTCAGGAAGCACAACCAGTAAAGAGGTGCGACAGCAGCTACACAATCACAAGAAGCATAAGAGGCTCAAGGTGCCTGTAAAGCAGCCTGGTGGTGCCAGTATACCCTCCTACAACTGGGGATATCACGTTG AGCATCCTACCATCTACAGCTTTCTGACAATGGATTCGTGCCTGAGGATGTCAGACAAG TACTTACTGGCAATGGTGTTGGTGTACTTCCGGAGAGCCGGCCTATCTGTGAGGGAATACACCTGTGTCAATTTTTTCTCCGCACT ggtgcttgcaaataaaatggaggaAGAAGAACCATGGTACCGCACAATCTATTCCTATGCTGCACAACTTATACCATTCCAGATGTTCCTGAAGAATACTGAAGCCATGTGGGTCAGAATGCAGCTCCAAACACTTGTGACTCTGGAGCAatgtgaagag GTGATGAGAGCTGAATACCACTGGGCTTGGCAAAGGAAACGTAAAGACCATCATGGCGGAGCCATAAGGAAATATGCCAGAAAACCTTGTCACCTCTGTAACCCGCCTCAGCCCTTCTATTTCCCTTTTGCCTACCCTAGAGTAACactttattatattaacataccaaCATTTTTCTGGAATCCCAATTGA